Proteins encoded within one genomic window of Methanothrix harundinacea 6Ac:
- a CDS encoding thioredoxin family protein, with amino-acid sequence MELVDISHPLSYNLAALVAGLVLATGLIGTVSAAEYLVGPDPDDWWTVYPDHHPGAGSEVDHPSWVLELLEDGPILILDHSTNCEACIKQEEAANAVLEEVGEDAIAFENLIADPNNERANALFEIYDPNAGTWYIPLTVIITLVEDEEGNVVVGWHSGEGETGEDWLLSYVEDAIQYHEENVGDWDA; translated from the coding sequence TTGGAGTTGGTAGATATTTCGCATCCGCTCAGTTATAACCTTGCGGCCCTGGTGGCAGGGCTCGTCCTCGCCACCGGCCTCATCGGCACCGTCTCGGCAGCAGAGTACCTGGTGGGCCCCGACCCCGACGACTGGTGGACCGTCTACCCCGACCACCATCCGGGTGCTGGCTCTGAGGTCGACCACCCCTCATGGGTCCTCGAGCTCCTGGAAGATGGGCCGATCCTCATCCTGGACCACAGCACCAACTGCGAAGCCTGCATAAAGCAGGAGGAAGCCGCGAACGCCGTCCTGGAGGAGGTCGGTGAAGACGCCATAGCCTTCGAGAACCTGATTGCAGATCCGAACAACGAAAGAGCCAACGCCCTCTTTGAGATCTATGATCCCAACGCAGGGACGTGGTACATCCCCCTGACGGTCATAATCACCCTTGTAGAGGACGAGGAAGGTAACGTCGTCGTCGGCTGGCACAGTGGCGAGGGCGAGACGGGGGAGGACTGGCTCCTATCCTACGTCGAGGACGCAATACAATATCATGAGGAGAACGTCGGCGACTGGGACGCGTGA
- a CDS encoding sulfurtransferase — protein sequence MLRKLVIYGSVLLIATALIGGAEAGCGCSAGRSSSWSGSDWIDSTPGGSSPEPLPSNGSASEAVDEVIPAEKSGGDENAEIGFSFVSAEELGEKLGIEPKPVIAYVSNSPPSGGSYIGGSISLPSKGFIQADGSLKSVDELAGVLGWAGITAEDEVVLYGDCFSCGDLTFVYWIMKYLGHQKVEILRGPTAELPTAGSVATRHTVKYYPDPHIELLADYESVASGQFVVVDARTPDQFGEGHIDGALNIEFNRVIDDSWIKDDSALAEIFADIDPDRPVAVYSKNGGTASIIWYALTLQGRDVKLYTWNDWVIHK from the coding sequence ATGCTAAGAAAACTAGTGATCTATGGATCAGTTCTACTGATCGCAACCGCCCTCATCGGCGGTGCAGAGGCGGGATGCGGCTGCAGCGCTGGAAGAAGCAGCTCCTGGAGCGGATCCGACTGGATAGATTCGACCCCTGGCGGATCGTCACCTGAGCCACTCCCGTCGAATGGGTCGGCTTCTGAAGCCGTTGACGAAGTAATTCCTGCCGAAAAATCTGGAGGAGATGAAAACGCAGAGATCGGCTTCTCATTCGTATCTGCCGAGGAGCTGGGCGAAAAGCTCGGGATCGAGCCAAAGCCCGTCATCGCCTATGTCAGCAACAGCCCGCCCTCGGGCGGCTCGTACATAGGGGGATCGATATCGCTCCCATCAAAGGGGTTCATCCAGGCCGACGGCTCCCTCAAGTCCGTGGATGAGCTGGCCGGGGTTCTTGGATGGGCTGGGATCACTGCGGAGGACGAGGTGGTCCTCTACGGGGACTGCTTCTCCTGCGGCGATTTAACCTTCGTCTACTGGATCATGAAGTACCTGGGCCACCAGAAGGTCGAGATCCTCCGGGGTCCTACGGCCGAGCTGCCCACGGCCGGGTCCGTAGCGACGAGACATACGGTTAAATACTACCCCGACCCTCATATCGAGCTTCTCGCAGACTACGAATCCGTCGCCTCCGGTCAGTTTGTGGTCGTCGACGCGAGGACCCCCGACCAGTTCGGAGAAGGTCACATCGACGGAGCGTTGAACATCGAATTCAACAGGGTGATCGATGACAGCTGGATCAAGGATGACTCAGCTCTTGCCGAGATCTTCGCCGACATCGATCCCGATCGGCCCGTCGCCGTCTACTCCAAGAACGGTGGCACGGCATCCATCATCTGGTACGCCCTGACCCTCCAGGGGCGAGACGTTAAGCTCTACACCTGGAACGACTGGGTGATACATAAATAA
- a CDS encoding ArsR/SmtB family transcription factor — MSDIVEPQDPSVERLARLMGDRCKAKNASKRLQTLTEKIDEARIAAEVEVFRAMADPFRLAILQLLREGELCVCEIMTALNRPQSSTSHHLSILKRAGLVKERKEGKWSRYRLSEGAVIEMINLAGLVAEGR, encoded by the coding sequence ATGAGCGACATCGTTGAACCCCAGGATCCCTCCGTTGAGCGGCTGGCGAGGCTGATGGGGGATCGCTGTAAGGCTAAGAACGCTAGCAAGAGGCTTCAGACCCTCACCGAGAAGATAGACGAGGCCAGGATAGCGGCGGAGGTCGAGGTCTTCAGAGCGATGGCAGACCCCTTCAGGCTTGCGATCCTCCAGCTCCTCAGGGAGGGGGAGCTCTGCGTCTGCGAGATCATGACCGCCCTCAACAGGCCCCAGTCTTCCACCTCTCACCACCTCTCCATCCTTAAGAGGGCGGGGCTGGTGAAGGAGAGGAAGGAGGGGAAGTGGTCCCGATACCGCCTCTCGGAGGGGGCGGTGATCGAGATGATCAACCTGGCGGGGCTGGTGGCGGAGGGGCGATGA
- a CDS encoding sulfurtransferase — translation MRTDHLKCGSLLLVLMALLGGAEAGCSSCRGGGDATWGGEEWMAETLGGSSYGSVSPMMEDSGAGDEGAAEGSEGEPSPSFITAEELRERLGAERRPIIAYVSNSPPSSGSYIEGSISLPSKGFIQADGSLKPVEELAAVLGRAGVTEEDDLVLYGDCFSCGDFTFVYWIMKYLGHQKVEILRGPAAGLPTAGSVATRPAANYSPSPHPELLAEYESVASGGLVVVDARTPDQFGGGHIDGAVNIDFNRVIDGSWIKDDAALAEVFAPLDPDRPIAVYSKNGGTASIVWFALALQGRDASLYSWNDWLRHRS, via the coding sequence ATGCGAACGGATCATTTGAAGTGCGGATCTCTTCTATTGGTGTTGATGGCTCTTCTCGGCGGCGCTGAGGCGGGATGCTCCAGCTGCCGCGGGGGAGGTGACGCCACCTGGGGCGGCGAGGAGTGGATGGCTGAGACCCTCGGCGGGTCGTCTTACGGGTCCGTTTCTCCGATGATGGAGGACTCCGGGGCCGGCGATGAAGGGGCGGCAGAGGGATCGGAGGGCGAGCCGTCGCCGTCGTTCATAACCGCCGAGGAGCTCCGGGAGAGGCTCGGGGCTGAACGGAGGCCCATCATCGCCTACGTCAGCAACAGCCCGCCCTCAAGCGGCTCCTACATCGAGGGATCGATATCCCTCCCATCAAAGGGCTTCATCCAGGCCGACGGCTCCCTCAAGCCCGTCGAGGAGCTGGCCGCGGTCCTCGGGAGGGCGGGGGTCACCGAGGAGGACGATCTCGTCCTCTACGGAGACTGCTTCTCCTGCGGAGATTTCACCTTCGTCTACTGGATCATGAAGTACCTGGGCCACCAGAAGGTCGAGATCCTCCGGGGCCCGGCGGCGGGGCTTCCCACGGCCGGATCGGTGGCAACGAGGCCCGCCGCTAACTACTCCCCCTCTCCCCATCCCGAGCTCCTCGCAGAATACGAATCCGTCGCCTCCGGCGGGCTCGTAGTCGTCGACGCCAGGACCCCTGACCAGTTCGGAGGAGGCCACATCGATGGAGCTGTGAACATCGACTTCAACAGGGTGATCGACGGCAGCTGGATCAAGGACGATGCCGCCCTCGCCGAGGTCTTCGCCCCCCTAGATCCAGATCGTCCCATAGCCGTCTACTCCAAAAATGGTGGCACGGCATCCATCGTCTGGTTCGCCCTGGCCCTCCAGGGGCGAGACGCCAGCCTCTACTCCTGGAACGACTGGCTGAGGCACCGGAGCTGA